TGCTGAAGGTGCTGGTGACAAACTCACGGAAAAcccaggaggaggagctgggaaaccCCTCCTGGGGTtgtccctgtccttttcccttcccagcgGGTTGGTGGCCGTGGCGGGGACAGCTCCCTGCGGGATTTTGGGAGGACCACGAGGCCGAGCTGAGGGAGGTTTCGGAACCCCCACGGAGCAGCCGGGGCGGGAGATGAGACAACAAAGCATTGGGAAACTCCAGAGATGGCAGCTTTAATCAGGAACCTTCCCGGGTGGGAGACGCGTCCCCCGTGCCCCGGTGGGGACAGGAACCTCTGGAAACGTCCGGAAGGaatgagggagggagggcggggaggagaggacaggagaggaggagaggagaggaagaggaacaaGGTGGACGCGAGGCGGCTCGAGGGGTCGAAGACGGACGGCGCTGATGTCACCCCGGGCCATCGGTCCcctccggcggcggcggcggtggccCGGTCACTTCCTGCGCCCGATCTGCGCCATGAGGTGGGCGTTGGCCGCCGCCTTGGCCCGCAAGTTCTTGGCCTTGGCGATGTTGAAGAGGATGTTCATGATGTTGGTGGGGACGTCGAGGGACAGCGTCACCTTGGTGCGCCGGTCGCTCTTGGCCCGGTTCTGGTGGCTCTTGCCCTTGGCCTGCGCCTGGGACGCGTACCTGTGGTGGCCGTCCCCCGGGAATGTCCTTTTCCcaagctcttcctcctccccgtcctcctcctcctcctcctcctcggagGCCTCCTCCAGGGACGGCCACTCGGAGCCGCGCTTCTCCAGGACGGCGTTTTCCTCGGGGCGGATCTTCCGCGCTTCCGACAGGGCGGCGTTGAGGCAGCTGAAGACGGAGGCGGCGTTGGAGAAGCTCAGGGCGCGGCCGGCGCCGGCGGCTCCGAGCAGGacgaggaggagcagcagcctggggtgggACATGGCGGTGGCCTGGCCGTGGAGACACCGAGGGGAGGGCGGAGAGCGACGTGAGCTCCCCGCGGCACCGGGGGAGATCCGGCCTCTCCTCATCCCCTTCCCAATCCCTGAAGTCTTGGGGTCACCTCCCAGGTCCCAGGTTAGGACAGGTGGGAAGGAGCTTCCTTGGGATGCAACCCCCAGCCCttggttttggggtgctggcgGGAGGTGGAGTGTCCAAGGAGATTCGCTTCCATGGAGCTTCCGTGGAGCTTCCATGGAGGAGAGGACTTGGCCTTTGCTTCCATGGAGATTGCATGGAGGTGAAGATTTGGCCTTTGCTTCCATGGAGCTTCCATGGAGGAGAGGACTTGGCCTTCGCTTCCATGGAGCTTCCATGGAGGAGAGGACTTGGCCTTTGCTTCCATGGAGCTTCCATGGAGGTGAAGATTTGGTCTTTGCTTCCATGGAGCTTCCATGGAGGGGAGGACTTGGCCTTTGCTTCCATGGAGCTTCCATGGAGGTGAAGATTTGGCCTTTGCTTCCATGGAGCTTCCATGGAGGAGAGGACTTGGCCTTCGCTTCCATGGAGCTTCCATGGAGGGGAGGACTTGGCCTTTGCTTCCATGGAGCTTCCATGGAGGTGAAGATTTGGCCTTTGCTTCCATGGAGCTTCCATGGAGGAGAGGACTTGGCCTTCGCTTCCATGGAGCTTCCATGGAGGGGAGGACTTGGCCTTTGCTTCCATGGAGCTTCCATGGAGGTGAAGATTTGGCCTTTGCTTCCATGGAGCTTCCATGGAGGGGAGGACTTGGCCTTCGCTTCCATGGAGCTTCCATGGAGGGGAGGACTTGGCCTTTGCTTCCATGGAGCTTCCATGGAGGTGAAGATTTGGCCTTTGCTTCCATGGAGCTTCCATGGAACTTCCATGGAGGGGAGGACTTGGCCTTTGCTTCCATGGAGCTTCCATGGAACTTCCATGGGCAAGAGGATTTGGCCTTTCCTTCATGGAGTTTCCATGGAGCTTCCATGGGCAAGAGGATTTGGCCTTTCCTTCATGGAACTTCCATGGAACTTCCATGGAACTTCAATGGAAAAGAGGATTTAGCATTTGCTTCCATGGAGCTTCCACGGAACTTCCATGGAACTTCTGTGGAACTTCCATGGAACTTCCATGGACAAGAGGATTTGGCCTTTCCTTCATGGAGTTTCCATGGACGAGAGGATTTGGTCTTTGTTTCCATGGAGCTTCCACAGGGTTTCCACAGGGAGGAAGATTTGCCCTTTCCTTTGCATGGAACTTCCATGGACAAGAAGATTTGGCCCTTGCTTCCATGGAGATTCCACAGAAGTTCCATGGAGAGGAGGACTTGGCCTTTCCTTCATGGAACTTCCACGGAGCTTCCATGGACAGGAGGATTTAGCCTTTCCTTTGTGGAACTTCCGTGGACGAGAGGATTTGGCCTTTGCTTCCATGGAGCTTCCACAGAGCTTCCCTGGAAAATAGGATTCGGCCTTTCCTTCATGGAACTTCCATGGAGCTtccatggagggaaggatttggcGCTTCCCTCACGGAACTTTTGCAGAGCTTCCATGGACAAGAGGATTTGGCCTTTCCCTCACGGAACTTTTGCAGAGTTtccatggagggaaggattcgGCCCTTCCTTCACGGAACTTCCACAGAGTTTCCATGGACAAGAGGATTTGGCCTTTCCTTCATGGAACTTCCATGGAACTtccatggagggaaggatttggcCTTTCCCTCACAGAACTTTCACGGAGTTTCCATGGACAAGAGGATTTGGCCTTTCCTTCATGGAACTTCCATGGAACTTCCATGGAGAGGAAGATTTGGCCTTTCCTTGATGGAACTTCCATGGAGCTTCCACAGAGCTGCCATGGAGAAGAGGATTTGGACTTCTTTTGTGGAACTTCCATGGAACTTCCATGGACGAGAGGATTTTGCCTTTGCTTCCATGGAGCTTCCACAGAGCTTCCATGGATGAGAGGATTTGGCCCTTCCTTCATGGAGCTTCCATGGAGAGGAAGATTTGGCTTTTCTTCATGGAACTTCCATGGAGCGGAAGATTTGGCCTTTCCTTGATGGAACTTCCATGGAGCGGAGAACTTGGCCTTTCCTTGATGGAACTTCCATGGAGCTTCCACAGAGCCGCCATGGAGAAGAGGATCTGGCCTTCTTTTGTGGAACTTCCATGGAACTTCCATGGAGAGGAAGATTTGGCTTTCCTTCATGGAACTTCCATGGAGCTTCCATGGACGAGAGGATTTGGCCTTTGCTTCTGTGTGGAGCTTCCATGGAGCTTCCATGGAGCTTCCATGGAGGGGAGGATTTGTCCTTTCCTTCATGGAACACCCGTCCCTGCCGCAGGAGACCCGGTCTGGACCCCGGGGTCGATCCCCGTGgatccctctccctctcctgggGGTGTCCCGGAGGTGacattccctgtcccctgctcgCCCTGAAGCCACCAGAGATGTCCCTCAagcccatcccaccccagcccatcccagaaAGAAGTGGGAATGCTGTCCCTGgtgatgtccccatgtccccttcccagccctggccTCGGCTGCTCCGGGGGTTTCTCCATCCCAGGATCCTCCTGTTTCAAACACGGCCATTTTGGGGATCATTTTTGGctcttttttggcttttttggggcCCATTTTCGGGTGCTGTAAATCCCTGGAAAACTCTCCCGCTCCACAAACCCTCCCCCATCTCCCTTTATTCCCACCCGGACTCTccaaaaatccaccaaaaacccaccgaGGCTCTCCAGCGACAATTCCCAGGAGGGGAGAAAtgtccccagccagccccgAGGCCGCGTGGGCTCTCCAAGCGCCGGGAATCCTGCCAGTATTCCCAAAAAACACCCTGGAATCCTCTTGGCATTCCCCGAAAAAACCCTGGATTCCTGCCAGCATTCCCCGAAAAAACCCTGGATTCCTGCCGGCattcccccaaaaaacctggAATCTTCCTGTcattctccagaaaaaaaaaaacctggaatcCTGCCGgtattcccaaaaaaaccctggaatcCTCCTGGCATTCCCCAGAAAAACCCTGGAATCCTACCGGcattcccaaaaaacccccaccctgGAATCCTCCTGGCATTCCCCAGAAAATAAACCTGGAATCCTGCCGgtattcccaaaaaaaccctggaatcCTCCTGGCATTCCCCAGAAAAAAACCGCCTGGAATCCTGCCGgcattcccaaaaaaaccctggaatcCTCCTGGcattcccaaaaaaaacccctggaatCCTGCCGGCattccccaggaaaaaaacctggaatCCTGCCGGTATtcccaaaaaaacaccctggAATCCTCTTGGAATTCCCTGAAAAAGCCCTGGATTCCtgccagcattcccccaaaaaAACTGGAATCCTCCCGGCAttccccagaaaaaaagaagctggaATCCTGCCGGTattccaaaaaaccccccactcCTGGAGTCCTTCTGGCATTCCCAAAAACCCCTGGGTTCCTGCCGGCatttccccaaaaaaccctggaaTCTTCCTGTCattctccagaaaaaaacccctggaatCCTGCCGGtattcccaaaaaaccccaccctggAATCCTCCTGGCATTCCCCAGAAAACCCCTGGAATCCTACCGGcattcccaaaaaacccccaccctgGAATCCTCCTGGCATTCCCCAGAAGAAAAAACCTGGAATCCTGCCGGTATTCCCAAAAAACCCTGGAATCCTCCTGGCATTCCCCAGAAGAAAAAACCTGGAATCCTGCCGGTATTCCCAAAAAACCCTGGAATCCTCCTGGCattccccagaaaaaaaaccctggaatcCTGCCGGTATTCCCAAAAAACCCTGGAATCCTCCTGGCAttccccagaaaaaaaccacctggaATCCTGCCGgtattcccaaaaaaacccctggaatCCTCCTGGCATTCCCTAGAAAATAAACTTGAATTCCTGCTGGTATTCCCAAAAAACCCTGGAATCCTCCTGGCATTCCCCAGAAAATAAACTTGGATTCCTGCTGGTATTCCCAAAAAACCCTGGAATCCTCCTGGCATTCCCTAGAAAAAAAAACGGAATCCTGCCGgtattcccaaaaaaaccctggaatcCTCCTGGCATTCCCTAGAAAATAAACTTGGATTCCTGCCGgtattcccaaaaaaaccctggaatcCTCCTGGCATTCCCCAGGAAATAAACCTGGAATCCTGCCGGtattccaaaaaaacccctggaatCCTGCCGGtattcccaaaaaacccctggaATCCTGCCGGTATTCCCAAAACCCCCTGGAATCCTCCTGGCATTCCCCAGAAAATAAACCTGGAATCCTGCCGgtattcccaaaaaaaccctggaatcCTCCTGGCAATCCCCAGAAAATAAACTTGGATTCCTGCCGgtattcccaaaaaaaccctggaatcCTCCTGGCATTCCCCAGAAAATAAACCTGGAATCCTGCCGgtattcccaaaaaaaccctggaatcCTGCCGGCATTCCCAATCTTCTGGCCCCATCTTGTGGCCGGCGCCTTCCACGGCAATTCCCGGCTGGGGACGGTCCCGAGGGATCTCAGCGGGCGGGGATTTGGGAATTTCCGtctaaattctgcttttttccctaTCCCTTGGagagggaattttgggaagGTTTAATCCCTTtaattcttcccttttccatcccttggagagggaattttgggaagGTCTTTTATCCTTAAATTTGCCCTTTGCTGTTCCCCAGAGTGGGAATTTTGGGCTGGTTTGGGATCGATTCCCTCAATTCTGCCTTTTTCCATCCCTTGGAGAGGGAATTTCGGCGGATCTTTAATCCCTCTGCCCTTTATTGTCCATGGAGGGGGAAATTTGGGAAGTTTCATCCTCtaaattttgccttttgccattCCTGGAAGTGGGAATTTTGGGCAGCTCGATTCCCTTCAGGTCTGCTCTTTGCTGGTCCTTGGAGAGGGAATTTTGAGAAGTTTCATCCTcgaatttcttccttttgccatcccttggagagggaattttgggaaggttttttcccccttaacttttccctttgctcttcCCCAGAGTGGGAATTTTGGGCTGATTTGGGATTGATTCCCTCAATTCTGCCCTTTGCCATTCCTCCGAAAGGGAATTTCGGTGGAGCTTTAATCCCTCAATTCTGCCCTTTATTGTCCATGGAGGGGGAAAATTGGGAAGTTTCATTCcctaaattttgccttttacCATCCCTTGGagtgggaattttgggaaggTCTTTTATCCTTAACTTTGCTGTTCCCCAGAGCGGGAATTTTGGGCTGATTTGGGATTGATTCCCTCAATTCTGCCCTTTGCCATTCCCCGGAGAGGGAATTTCGGTGGAGCTTTAATCCCTCAATTCTCCCCTTTATTGTCCATGGAGGGGGAAATTTGGGAAGTTTCATTCCctaaattttgccttttcccatCCCTTGGAGAGGGAATTCCAGGCAGGTTTATCCCTTtaattcttcccttttccatcccttgGAGAGAGAATTTTGGGAAGTTTCATCCTcgaatttcttccttttgccattCCTTGGAGAGAGAATtttgggaaggatttttcccccttaacttttccctttgctgttCCCCAGAGTGGGAATTTTGGGCTGATTGTTTCCCTCAATTCTGCCCTTTGCCATTCCTCCGAAAGGGAATTTCGGTGGAGCTTTAATCCCTCAATTCTGCCCTTTATTGTCCATGCAGGGGGAAATTTGGGAAGTTTCATTCCctaaattttgccttttcccatcccttggggtgggaattttgggaaggTATTTTATCCTTAACTTTGCTGTTCCCCAGAGCGGGAATTTTGGGCTGATTTGGGATTGATTTCCTTGACTTTGCCCTTTGCCATTCCTTGGAGAGGGAATTTCGGTGGATCTTTAATCCCTCaattctgcccttttttttaTCTACGGAGGGAGAAATTCGGGAAGTTTCATCCTGTCCATGGACGAGGGGAGAGATTTGGGAGCTCCAATCCCTGaactcttcccttttccctcttcccgAGGGGAGCTTTGGCGCCGATCCTCGCTCGGAATCCCAGGCGGCCGCTCCATTCCcgcttttcccccttcccaaaaaacccctcgacccttccctggatccgggtgggagaggag
This sequence is a window from Hirundo rustica isolate bHirRus1 chromosome 4, bHirRus1.pri.v3, whole genome shotgun sequence. Protein-coding genes within it:
- the UCN3 gene encoding urocortin-3 → MSHPRLLLLLVLLGAAGAGRALSFSNAASVFSCLNAALSEARKIRPEENAVLEKRGSEWPSLEEASEEEEEEEDGEEEELGKRTFPGDGHHRYASQAQAKGKSHQNRAKSDRRTKVTLSLDVPTNIMNILFNIAKAKNLRAKAAANAHLMAQIGRRK